A portion of the Candidatus Pristimantibacillus lignocellulolyticus genome contains these proteins:
- a CDS encoding TetR/AcrR family transcriptional regulator C-terminal domain-containing protein produces the protein MTIRYDRRQVKTKQQLLQALLTCIEQKGLDHVTVTDIANVADLNRGTFYLHYQDVRHMVQQIMNEKIDILTELIKQVDPYEHGQYADQNIPYPRIVAILEELSADRQFYTTILGSKGDPSYVLHLKKILTGALYNKFELHIPGTSSAPVPTHYLLAYMTSAAVGMIMYWLENNLPETPNEIGAMIMNIANHGLIVSSGIREKPQSHK, from the coding sequence ATGACGATTAGATATGATCGAAGACAAGTGAAAACGAAGCAACAGCTGTTGCAAGCATTACTTACTTGTATAGAGCAGAAAGGTTTGGATCATGTAACTGTAACAGACATTGCGAATGTAGCAGATTTAAATCGTGGTACATTTTATCTGCACTATCAAGATGTTCGTCATATGGTGCAACAGATTATGAATGAAAAGATTGATATATTGACTGAACTTATTAAGCAAGTTGATCCTTATGAGCATGGTCAATATGCTGATCAAAACATTCCATACCCCAGAATCGTTGCCATACTAGAAGAATTAAGTGCGGATCGCCAATTTTATACGACTATATTAGGATCTAAAGGTGATCCTTCGTATGTATTACATCTTAAAAAAATATTAACTGGCGCTTTATATAATAAATTTGAATTACACATTCCTGGTACTTCTTCAGCTCCTGTACCTACACATTATTTACTTGCCTATATGACATCTGCCGCTGTAGGTATGATTATGTATTGGTTAGAGAATAATCTTCCCGAAACCCCAAATGAAATTGGCGCGATGATTATGAATATTGCAAATCATGGTCTAATTGTGTCTTCAGGGATTCGCGAAAAACCACAAAGTCACAAATAG
- a CDS encoding aldo/keto reductase family oxidoreductase: MRTIKLGTSALEVPVIAVGCMRINSLDKTQAERFVQGSLDLGANFFDHADIYGGGQCEEIFADAIHMSDDVREKIILQSKCGIRKGMFDFSKEHILESVDQILQRLRTDYLDILLLHRPDTLVEPDEVAEAFDKLESSGKVRHFGVSNQTPMQIQLLKKSVKQPLVANQLQLSITNATMIANGFNVNMGNSAAVDRDGGILDFCRLNDITIQPWSPFQYGFFEGVFLGNEKFPELNLKIDEIAAKYNVSNTTIAIAWLLRHPANMQPVTGTMNLERLADCAKASDIKLTREEWYAIFLAAGNILP; this comes from the coding sequence ATGAGAACAATTAAACTTGGAACATCTGCATTAGAAGTACCTGTAATTGCTGTAGGTTGTATGCGAATCAATTCTCTTGATAAAACTCAAGCTGAACGTTTCGTACAAGGGTCATTAGATTTAGGTGCTAATTTCTTTGATCATGCCGATATTTATGGCGGAGGTCAATGCGAAGAAATCTTTGCAGATGCAATACATATGAGCGACGATGTACGCGAGAAGATCATCTTGCAATCTAAATGTGGTATTCGTAAAGGAATGTTCGACTTCTCGAAAGAACATATTTTAGAATCTGTTGATCAAATATTACAACGTCTTAGAACAGATTACTTAGATATACTACTATTGCATCGTCCAGATACATTAGTAGAACCAGATGAAGTTGCTGAAGCTTTTGATAAACTTGAGAGTAGTGGAAAAGTTCGTCACTTCGGCGTGTCTAATCAAACTCCTATGCAAATTCAACTTTTGAAAAAATCTGTGAAACAACCGCTTGTCGCAAATCAACTGCAACTTAGCATTACGAATGCAACTATGATTGCAAATGGCTTCAATGTAAATATGGGAAACAGTGCAGCAGTTGATCGTGATGGTGGAATTCTAGACTTCTGTCGTTTGAATGATATTACCATCCAACCTTGGTCACCATTCCAATACGGATTCTTTGAAGGTGTTTTCCTTGGCAATGAGAAGTTCCCAGAATTGAACCTAAAAATAGATGAGATTGCTGCAAAATACAATGTAAGCAATACTACAATTGCTATTGCTTGGTTGCTTCGTCATCCGGCTAATATGCAACCAGTAACTGGTACAATGAATCTTGAGCGTCTTGCGGATTGCGCTAAAGCAAGCGACATTAAGCTAACTCGCGAGGAATGGTATGCGATCTTCCTAGCAGCAGGAAATATTTTGCCTTAG
- a CDS encoding polysaccharide deacetylase family protein, producing the protein MSVNYVKLLELVAIEKNNEKSYLRIKLTGEQEFYVLWEIDCETAGNFTNIFEIDGYHKYRLSLHTAFDTSVNQFISSFTKTYRDISDRIYFTCSNQYKNSLESIKNSQSITDLNKLPFISMDLSVHNVTTIENITKKNIVTTTKYYNTITKWVIAMISVVLFIIFVYLDHHSKTTTNKSTTAIVSNSGFKMITNLSKIERSNVISTITIENVDTKPSGLPYITIVDSLTYSIPEGYVALTFDDGPSKYTMAITDILKQYEVGGTFFFLGINAKKLPDHVRYVQSNGYSIGSHSMDHSEMTKLSIEAQKNQLLQSSKIIEDITKEEVVLFRPPYGDVNEQVEDIIYNNEFKIVLWNRDSEDWKTNDSNKIFKYVRDTDVSGSIIIFHESKSVIDALPKIIENLQERNLKIVNLH; encoded by the coding sequence ATGTCAGTAAATTACGTAAAATTACTTGAACTAGTAGCTATAGAAAAGAATAATGAAAAATCATATTTGCGAATAAAATTAACTGGTGAGCAAGAATTTTACGTTTTGTGGGAAATTGACTGCGAAACTGCTGGAAATTTCACAAATATATTTGAAATTGACGGTTATCATAAATATAGATTATCGTTACATACAGCATTTGACACATCCGTAAACCAATTTATTAGCTCATTTACAAAAACATACCGAGATATAAGTGATCGGATATATTTCACATGTTCAAATCAATACAAAAACAGTTTAGAATCTATAAAAAACAGCCAAAGTATTACTGATTTGAATAAGCTACCTTTTATATCTATGGATCTATCCGTACATAATGTCACAACGATTGAAAACATAACCAAAAAAAACATAGTAACTACCACGAAATACTACAATACAATAACAAAATGGGTAATTGCGATGATTAGCGTTGTATTGTTCATAATATTTGTTTACTTAGATCATCATTCAAAAACTACTACAAATAAAAGTACCACTGCAATTGTTTCTAATTCAGGGTTTAAAATGATCACTAATCTTTCAAAAATTGAAAGAAGTAATGTTATCTCCACTATTACAATAGAAAATGTTGATACTAAGCCGTCTGGTCTTCCTTATATAACAATTGTTGATTCCTTAACATACAGTATTCCGGAAGGATACGTCGCTCTTACATTTGATGATGGTCCTTCTAAGTACACAATGGCAATTACCGATATATTAAAGCAATATGAGGTCGGTGGTACTTTTTTTTTCTTGGGAATTAACGCCAAAAAACTTCCTGACCATGTCCGATATGTACAATCAAATGGTTATTCTATTGGTAGTCATTCTATGGACCATTCTGAAATGACGAAGCTCTCCATTGAAGCACAAAAAAATCAACTTTTACAGTCTTCTAAGATAATCGAGGATATTACGAAGGAAGAAGTAGTCCTCTTTAGACCACCGTATGGAGACGTAAATGAACAAGTAGAAGATATAATATATAATAACGAATTCAAAATAGTACTTTGGAATAGGGATTCTGAAGACTGGAAAACTAATGATTCTAATAAGATATTCAAATATGTACGTGACACTGATGTATCTGGATCAATCATCATTTTTCACGAATCTAAATCTGTTATTGATGCTTTACCGAAAATAATAGAAAATTTACAAGAACGAAATTTGAAAATTGTCAATTTACATTAA
- a CDS encoding YqzG/YhdC family protein yields MRKLMISLLTLLIMFAVSVEAEPEYAKWGSIAVDATQKRYSADIIDYKYIGRKDLTTYKCEEKFKLWIRNKEGKEFEVYVSIQFDSSTEKIQSIQFSESTQ; encoded by the coding sequence ATGAGAAAATTAATGATATCATTATTAACTCTATTAATTATGTTCGCAGTCTCAGTAGAAGCTGAGCCTGAATACGCAAAATGGGGTAGTATAGCAGTAGACGCGACACAAAAACGTTACAGCGCAGACATTATTGATTATAAATACATCGGTCGTAAAGATTTAACAACATATAAGTGTGAAGAGAAATTTAAACTATGGATTAGAAACAAAGAGGGCAAAGAGTTTGAGGTTTATGTATCAATCCAGTTTGATTCATCCACTGAAAAAATCCAATCAATTCAATTTTCTGAATCTACTCAGTAG
- a CDS encoding FusB/FusC family EF-G-binding protein, whose product MSNTFIRNHQYNLIKKQVSLLQNAYNTANNQKVIQSVREQAQVTVLETCPVTNEQQLQSLNAISTINSTTEFQSYLNSLEPYVEEFPKLTDIQLKKLFPKIKKLKTPNWAELDYRYVTYLGWTDIATNKMFLIYRLDNQIVGIEGRFTPTHKKGVCFLCNKHEKVALFTSVIKAKPAKASPDYYKAMGNYMCVNSNTCNHNITNVTVLDKFFRDVLGKL is encoded by the coding sequence ATGAGCAATACATTCATTAGAAACCATCAATACAATCTGATTAAGAAGCAAGTAAGTTTGCTACAAAATGCCTATAATACGGCAAACAATCAGAAAGTCATACAGTCAGTCCGAGAACAAGCTCAAGTTACTGTTTTAGAGACTTGTCCGGTAACCAACGAGCAACAACTGCAATCTCTCAATGCAATTTCTACAATTAACTCAACAACTGAATTTCAATCGTACTTGAATTCACTTGAACCTTATGTAGAGGAATTCCCTAAATTAACGGATATCCAGTTGAAGAAGCTGTTTCCAAAAATCAAAAAACTGAAGACGCCGAATTGGGCGGAGCTTGATTACCGCTATGTCACCTATCTCGGTTGGACTGATATCGCTACGAACAAAATGTTTCTCATTTATCGTCTAGATAATCAAATTGTCGGAATAGAAGGAAGGTTTACTCCCACACATAAAAAAGGCGTATGCTTTCTATGTAATAAGCATGAGAAGGTAGCTTTATTCACCTCGGTTATTAAGGCAAAGCCGGCAAAAGCATCTCCGGATTATTATAAGGCGATGGGTAACTATATGTGTGTGAACAGTAATACTTGCAACCATAATATTACGAATGTAACTGTATTAGACAAATTTTTCCGAGATGTCTTAGGAAAATTATAA
- a CDS encoding DUF4181 domain-containing protein, whose amino-acid sequence MTTILLISLFLTLTHWILRKEIVDTDREELTEAGKKVNMWGKIILVTIGFITVIILFSLDELYGDVMKRFIIIFIIMALGFQTFIDWKFLKGTREYIVSLIVLILGVNLVYFLY is encoded by the coding sequence GTGACTACTATTTTATTAATATCTTTATTCCTCACTCTCACGCATTGGATTTTAAGAAAAGAGATTGTTGATACTGATAGAGAAGAACTTACTGAAGCGGGTAAGAAAGTTAATATGTGGGGTAAGATTATACTTGTAACCATTGGTTTTATTACCGTAATTATTTTGTTTAGTTTAGATGAATTATATGGCGATGTTATGAAGAGGTTTATTATCATATTTATAATAATGGCACTGGGATTTCAGACATTTATAGATTGGAAGTTTCTTAAGGGCACAAGAGAATATATTGTTTCACTTATTGTGCTAATACTGGGTGTAAATTTGGTTTATTTTCTGTACTAG
- a CDS encoding RNA polymerase sigma factor translates to MDGMSKHEIMEILVNKYADMVLRLALSHLGNLADAQDACQEVYIKLFKHSQTFKDAEHEKAWVIRVTINTCKDIIRSPWKKWFTTYEEVPLPNHHNERVVFLGYLLLLQVKMRI, encoded by the coding sequence ATGGATGGCATGAGTAAACATGAAATCATGGAAATATTGGTCAACAAGTACGCTGATATGGTTCTACGTTTGGCATTATCTCACCTAGGAAACTTGGCTGATGCACAGGATGCGTGTCAGGAGGTATATATTAAGCTATTCAAACACTCGCAAACTTTTAAAGATGCTGAGCATGAGAAGGCTTGGGTTATACGAGTAACGATAAATACTTGTAAAGATATAATCAGAAGTCCATGGAAGAAATGGTTTACAACTTATGAGGAAGTGCCTCTTCCTAATCATCATAATGAGAGAGTAGTGTTCCTGGGTTACCTGTTACTATTGCAAGTGAAGATGCGGATATAA